A stretch of the Melanotaenia boesemani isolate fMelBoe1 chromosome 24, fMelBoe1.pri, whole genome shotgun sequence genome encodes the following:
- the LOC121635799 gene encoding nuclear receptor subfamily 4 group A member 2-like: MPCVQTQCGSSPQGASPASQSAGGEHSCDFLTPEFVKFSMDLTNSEISAVASSPSFGPLADTYNSGYDMKPPCLFQMSVQGELPCVKVEDTHGCPRYQPNQHHSHQSEELLSSPSSVYYYRSPSPHTSITSNFQTPAGPIWEDSGSLYSFRQEYLAAAHRKNALSRFSLFSLKHAQHGSPSLSTCQMTFEGSLHVSMNLDAGGAHQTLDSSTVLGSSGLQGKQPGVGFPHHLQLAHGHHFMEYQNSSGAGRPLSSEGLCAVCGDNAACQHYGVRTCEGCKGFFKRTVQKNAKYVCLAAKSCPVDKRRRNRCQYCRFQKCLVVGMVKEVVRTDGLKGRRGRLPSKPKALSDLNLPGSSLLSALVRAHVESNPPLSRLDYSKFKESPESPLQDDAQHVRQFYDLLTRSMEVIRGWAQRIPGFISLPKHDQDLLFFSAFLELFVLRLAYRSNPEEGKLIFCDGSVWHRLQCMRGFGEWIDSIVEFSANLQQMNLDVSTFSCICALALVTERHGLKEPRRVEELQNNIVRCLKEGGTTSSDRGGSNRWSNHLSRLLEKLPELRTLCIQGLQRIFYLKLEDLVPPPAVIDKLFLDTLPF, from the exons ATGCCGTGCGTCCAGACCCAGTGCGGCTCCTCTCCGCAAGGAGCCAGCCCAGCCTCTCAGAGTGCCggcggagaacacagctgcgaCTTCCTCACCCCGGAGTTCGTCAAGTTCAGCATGGATCTTACAAACAGTGAAATCTCGGCTGTAGCCTCTAGCCCGAGTTTCGGTCCTTTGGCGGACACTTACAACTCCGGATACGACATGAAGCCCCCGTGTCTCTTTCAGATGTCAGTTCAAGGGGAGCTGCCGTGCGTGAAAGTGGAGGATACGCACGGATGTCCGCGGTATCAGCCGAATCAGCATCACTCGCACCAGTCGGAGGAACTGCTCTCCTCTCCGAGCTCCGTTTATTATTACCGCTCTCCCTCACCACACACATCCATCACATCCAACTTCCAAACCCCAGCCGGACCCATTTGGGAAGACTCCGGCTCACTGTACAGTTTTCGACAGGAATATTTGGCCGCGGCGCATAGGAAAAACGCACTCTCCAGGTTTTCACTATTTTCCCTGAAGCACGCGCAACACGGAAGCCCGAGCTTGTCCACCTGCCAAATGACATTTGAAGGGTCTCTCCACGTGTCCATGAACCTAGACGCGGGAGGAGCGCACCAAACGCTGGACAGCTCCACGGTTTTGGGCTCCTCCGGGCTGCAGGGGAAGCAGCCCGGTGTGGGGTTTCCTCACCATCTTCAACTCGCGCATGGCCACCACTTTATGGAATACCAAAACTCTTCAGGCGCTGGCCGACCTCTGAGCTCGGAGGGTCTGTGCGCAGTATGCGGGGATAACGCAGCCTGCCAGCACTATGGAGTTCGCACATGCGAGGGCTGCAAGGGCTTCTTTAAG CGCACAGTGCAAAAAAATGCCAAGTATGTATGTTTGGCTGCCAAAAGCTGCCCTGTAGACAAGCGCAGGAGGAACCGATGCCAGTACTGTCGCTTCCAGAAGTGCCTGGTCGTGGGAATGGTCAAAGAAG TGGTGAGGACAGACGGTTTAAAAGGCAGAAGAGGTCGACTGCCATCTAAACCTAAAGCTCTGTCAGACCTGAATTTACCTGGGAGCAGCCTTCTCAGTGCCCTCGTCCGGGCACATGTGGAGTCAAACCCTCCACTGTCTCGCTTGGACTACTCCAAA TTCAAGGAGAGTCCAGAAAGTCCTCTGCAAGATGATGCTCAGCATGTTCGGCAGTTTTATGACCTCCTGACCAGATCAATGGAAGTGATTCGGGGCTGGGCGCAAAGGATCCCGGGCTTTATCTCCTTACCTAAACATGATCAAGACCTCCTCTTTTTCTCAGCATTCCTGGAGCTTTTTGTTTTACGCCTGGCATacag ATCCAACCCGGAGGAGGGGAAGCTGATATTCTGCGATGGGTCGGTGTGGCATCGGCTGCAGTGCATGCGGGGCTTTGGGGAGTGGATCGACAGTATTGTTGAATTCTCTGCCAACCTACAGCAGATGAACCTGGATGTCTCCACCTTCTCCTGCATATGTGCCCTCGCTCTGGTCACAG AGCGGCATGGTTTAAAGGAGCCGAGGCGCgtggaggagctgcagaacaACATAGTCAGGTGTCTGAAGGAAGGCGGGACGACAAGCTCAGACAGGGGAGGCTCAAACCGCTGGTCCAACCACCTGTCCAGACTTCTGGAAAAGCTTCCTGAACTCCGCACTCTTTGCATCCAAGGCCTTCAGAGGATTTTCTACCTGAAGCTGGAGGATCTGGTGCCGCCACCCGCCGTAATAGATAAGTTATTTCTGGACACATTGCCCTTTTAG